One stretch of Xiphophorus hellerii strain 12219 chromosome 21, Xiphophorus_hellerii-4.1, whole genome shotgun sequence DNA includes these proteins:
- the pi15a gene encoding peptidase inhibitor 15-A, translating to MKLQLFATDLLLLCISWGASALATSIPAASTFAPGANITGLGAARGHGEGETVSKTRRKRYISQNDMIAILDYHNKVRGRVFPPASNMEYMVWDETLAKTAEDWAHACLWEHGPPHLLRFLGQNLSVRTGRYRSILQLVKPWYDEVKDYSFPYPRDCNPRCPLRCYGPMCTHYTQMVWATSNKIGCAVHTCHNMNVWGAVWKRATYLVCNYSPKGNWIGEAPYKVGVPCSACPPSYGGSCSNNMCFPALKTNYLHWFK from the exons ATGAAACTCCAGTTATTTGCCACAGATTTACTACTTCTGTGCATATCTTGGGGAGCAAGTGCGCTGGCAACGAGCATACCTGCTGCGTCAACGTTCGCGCCAGGTGCCAACATCACCGGGCTTGGCGCGGCGCGCGGCCACGGAGAAGGCGAAACAGTTTCCAAAACCAGAAGGAAGCGGTATATTAGTCAGAATGACATGATTGCCATCCTCGATTACCACAACAAAGTCAGAGGCAGAGTGTTTCCTCCCGCCTCCAATATGGAATACATG GTGTGGGATGAGACTTTGGCCAAAACAGCAGAGGACTGGGCACATGCTTGTCTTTGGGAACATGGACCTCCTCATCTTCTCAGGTTCCTGGGTCAAAACCTCTCAGTCAGGACAGGACG CTATCGGTCCATCCTCCAGCTGGTGAAGCCCTGGTACGATGAAGTGAAAGATTATTCATTTCCATACCCCCGTGACTGCAACCCAAGGTGCCCTCTTCGATGCTATGGGCCCATGTGTACCCACTACACACAG ATGGTCTGGGCAACATCTAACAAAATCGGTTGTGCTGTCCACACGTGCCACAATATGAATGTATGGGGTGCTGTGTGGAAAAGGGCAACATATTTAGTCTGCAACTATTCACCAAA GGGTAACTGGATTGGAGAAGCTCCTTATAAAGTTGGCGTCCCATGTTCCGCCTGCCCTCCCAGCTACGGGGGATCATGCAGCAACAATATGTGCTTCCCAGCGCTCAAGACTAACTACCTGCACTGGTTCAAATAA